The following proteins are encoded in a genomic region of Iodidimonas sp. SYSU 1G8:
- a CDS encoding DUF4291 domain-containing protein: MNFTSNNQIRAFFDERTIRVYQAYNDKIADTALAAGTFVSPPFSMTRMTWIKPSFLWMMYRAGWGCKDAGQSRILAIDIAREGFDWALSHSCASRPEPSMSKEEWAKLKADSPVRIQWDPERDLLLQPLSYRTIQVGVGGEAVPLYVSQWIQKITDITDLTHTIHGLVERGQLDLANTMLPTERVYTQSSSSDKI, translated from the coding sequence ATGAATTTTACGTCGAATAATCAGATTCGGGCCTTCTTTGACGAGCGTACGATCCGCGTTTATCAGGCCTATAACGACAAGATTGCCGACACCGCTCTGGCTGCCGGCACGTTCGTGTCACCCCCCTTCAGCATGACTCGGATGACGTGGATCAAACCGTCATTCCTATGGATGATGTATCGCGCAGGATGGGGCTGCAAAGATGCGGGGCAAAGCCGGATTTTGGCGATCGACATCGCCCGCGAAGGCTTTGATTGGGCCTTGTCACACAGTTGCGCGAGCCGCCCGGAGCCTTCGATGAGCAAAGAGGAATGGGCCAAGCTGAAGGCAGATTCGCCGGTTCGGATTCAATGGGACCCCGAGCGCGATCTGCTCCTTCAACCGCTATCGTATCGTACAATTCAAGTCGGGGTCGGTGGCGAAGCGGTACCGCTTTACGTTAGCCAGTGGATTCAAAAGATCACGGACATCACCGATCTTACGCACACGATTCACGGCCTTGTCGAGCGGGGTCAACTTGATCTTGCAAACACGATGCTGCCCACCGAACGCGTTTATACCCAATCGTCTTCCTCGGATAAAATCTGA